A single region of the Gorilla gorilla gorilla isolate KB3781 chromosome 1, NHGRI_mGorGor1-v2.1_pri, whole genome shotgun sequence genome encodes:
- the CFAP141 gene encoding cilia- and flagella-associated protein 141 yields the protein MTKVEESFQKAMGLQKTVDRWRNSHTHCLWQMTLGQRRNPYATLRMQDTMVQELALAKKQLLMVRQAALHQLFEKEHQQYQQELNQMGKAFYVERF from the exons ATGACAAAAGTAGAAGAG AGTTTTCAAAAGGCCATGGGACTTCAGAAGACGGTTGACAG GTGGCGAAATTCACATACTCACTGTCTGTGGCAAATGACATTGGGCCAGAGAAGAAACCCATATGCCACCCTAAGGATGCAGGACACCATGGTACAGGAATTGGCACTGGCCAAAAAGCAACTACTAATG GTCCGTCAAGCTGCCCTGCACCAGTTGTTTGAAAAGGAGCATCAGCAATACCAGCAGGAACTAAATCAGATGGGCAAAGCTTTTTATGTAGAGAGATTCTGA